The Saccharomonospora glauca K62 genome has a segment encoding these proteins:
- a CDS encoding CaiB/BaiF CoA transferase family protein, which translates to MNAKKSGPLSGLKVVELAGLAPAPFACTVLADLGAEVVRVERVGGEDVLAMPRDPLLRGRRTIGVNTKTPEGVEIVLRLVERADVFVEGFRPGVTERMGLGPEQVHARNPRVVYGRITGWGQDGPLARTAGHDINYIGLSGALHPIGRRGERPVPPVNFLADFGGGGMYLAMGVLAALFERQTSGKGQVVDASMVDGSALLTTHLFGLRASGLWDGERGENLLDGGAPFYDTYETADGRYVAVGAIEEKFFAALVEVLELDPETVPPRLDRTQWPRLRELLAEAIGKHTRDELVARAEGTDACLTPVLSPWEAPHHPHNVARGTFVDIDGVTQPAPGPKFDRTPPDVPQPPHERGSDTVEVLRELGYDGDGIRSLRDAGAIV; encoded by the coding sequence GTGAACGCGAAGAAGTCCGGACCACTGAGCGGGCTGAAGGTGGTCGAACTGGCCGGCCTCGCGCCGGCCCCGTTCGCCTGCACGGTGCTGGCCGACCTCGGCGCCGAGGTCGTGCGGGTGGAGCGGGTGGGCGGCGAGGACGTGCTCGCCATGCCACGGGACCCGCTGCTGCGTGGTCGCAGGACGATCGGGGTCAACACCAAAACGCCCGAGGGCGTGGAGATCGTGCTGAGGCTCGTCGAGCGCGCCGACGTGTTCGTGGAGGGCTTCCGACCGGGGGTGACCGAACGCATGGGACTCGGCCCCGAGCAGGTCCACGCGCGTAATCCCCGCGTCGTCTACGGCCGGATCACCGGGTGGGGACAGGACGGGCCGCTGGCGCGCACGGCCGGACACGACATCAACTACATCGGCCTGTCCGGGGCGCTGCACCCGATCGGCAGGCGGGGGGAGCGCCCCGTGCCGCCGGTGAACTTCCTCGCCGATTTCGGCGGCGGTGGTATGTACCTGGCGATGGGGGTGCTGGCGGCGCTGTTCGAACGCCAGACGTCGGGCAAGGGCCAGGTCGTCGACGCGTCGATGGTGGACGGTTCCGCGTTGCTCACCACGCACCTGTTCGGTCTGAGGGCCAGTGGCCTGTGGGACGGGGAGCGCGGGGAGAACCTCCTCGACGGCGGTGCGCCGTTCTACGACACGTACGAGACCGCCGACGGTCGTTACGTCGCGGTGGGCGCGATCGAGGAGAAGTTCTTCGCCGCGTTGGTCGAGGTTTTGGAACTCGACCCGGAGACGGTGCCGCCCCGCCTGGACCGCACCCAGTGGCCTCGCCTGCGGGAGCTCCTGGCCGAGGCCATCGGCAAGCACACTCGCGACGAACTCGTGGCGAGGGCCGAGGGCACGGACGCGTGTCTGACGCCCGTCCTCTCGCCGTGGGAGGCACCGCACCATCCGCACAACGTCGCGAGAGGCACGTTCGTCGACATCGACGGGGTGACGCAACCGGCGCCGGGCCCGAAGTTCGACCGGACTCCACCGGACGTGCCGCAGCCACCGCACGAACGTGGTTCGGACACCGTCGAGGTGTTGCGGGAGCTGGGATACGACGGCGACGGCATCCGATCGTTGCGCGATGCCGGGGCCATTGTCTGA
- a CDS encoding acyl-CoA dehydrogenase family protein: MPLQIPRSSWMTEELDEVRDLARTFCRNELVPHQQRWARQKHVDREVWTKAGEVGLLALSIPEAYGGGGGTFAHEAVLYEEQARAGDSAWGVTVHNGIVAHYLLAYASEEKKREWLPKLASGEYVGAIAMTEPGTGSDLQAISTRAVRDGDHYVVNGAKTFITNGGLADLVVVAVKTDPEAGAKGVSLLVVETSTPGFRRGRVLDKVGMHGQDTAELFFDDVRVPVENLLGGEEGQGFVQLMQQLPQERLIIAITAVAGMESAVEQTLAYTKERTAFGRPLFGFQNTKYTLAEAATEVAVARAFLDQCIERHLRGELDVRDAAMVKLWSTERVNKVVDDCVQLFGGYGYMTEYPIARAWADVRVSRIFGGTNEIMKDIISRTL, translated from the coding sequence GTGCCGCTGCAGATCCCACGATCGTCGTGGATGACCGAGGAACTGGACGAGGTTCGCGACCTCGCCCGGACCTTCTGTCGGAACGAACTCGTACCGCACCAGCAGCGGTGGGCCCGGCAGAAGCACGTCGACAGGGAGGTGTGGACGAAGGCGGGCGAGGTGGGCCTGCTCGCGTTGTCCATACCCGAGGCCTACGGCGGTGGCGGCGGCACGTTCGCCCACGAGGCCGTGCTGTACGAGGAACAGGCGCGGGCCGGCGACAGCGCCTGGGGCGTCACCGTGCACAACGGCATCGTGGCGCACTACCTGCTCGCCTACGCCTCCGAGGAGAAGAAGCGCGAGTGGCTGCCCAAGCTCGCCAGTGGCGAGTATGTCGGCGCGATCGCGATGACCGAACCGGGCACCGGGTCGGACCTGCAGGCCATCTCCACCAGGGCGGTGAGGGACGGCGACCACTACGTCGTCAACGGCGCCAAGACGTTCATCACCAACGGCGGACTCGCCGACCTCGTCGTGGTGGCGGTCAAAACCGACCCCGAGGCCGGGGCCAAGGGAGTGTCCCTGCTCGTGGTGGAGACCTCCACGCCCGGTTTCCGGCGCGGTCGCGTGCTCGACAAGGTGGGAATGCACGGCCAGGACACCGCCGAGTTGTTCTTCGACGACGTGCGGGTGCCCGTGGAGAACCTGCTCGGCGGCGAGGAGGGGCAGGGCTTCGTCCAGCTCATGCAACAACTGCCGCAGGAGCGGCTGATCATCGCGATCACCGCGGTCGCGGGCATGGAGAGCGCCGTCGAGCAGACCCTCGCCTACACCAAGGAACGCACCGCGTTCGGTCGTCCGCTGTTCGGGTTCCAGAACACCAAGTACACGCTCGCCGAGGCCGCCACCGAGGTGGCCGTCGCCAGGGCGTTCCTCGACCAGTGCATCGAACGGCACCTGCGAGGAGAGCTCGACGTGCGGGACGCGGCCATGGTCAAGTTGTGGAGCACCGAGCGGGTCAACAAGGTCGTCGACGACTGCGTGCAGCTCTTCGGCGGCTACGGCTACATGACCGAGTACCCGATCGCCCGCGCGTGGGCCGACGTTCGTGTCTCCCGCATCTTCGGCGGCACGAACGAGATCATGAAGGACATCATCTCCCGGACGCTGTGA
- a CDS encoding TetR/AcrR family transcriptional regulator, translated as MPERRHRTQAERRAHTRAALLNATITCLVELGYARTSVQEICARAGVSKGAAQHHFADKAELMAAAVEHLTTRLAERNTPDATELPAGPERVAALVDLLWRSYSGTLAIAAMELWIAARTDPSLATAMRPVDKALGRSTLDRIAELVPDVPRRRLETIFWLTVNLARGLALDAELGGDPRRRERLLAEWKRVATALYSET; from the coding sequence ATGCCGGAACGCCGCCATCGCACCCAGGCCGAACGCAGAGCCCACACCCGAGCCGCCCTGCTCAACGCCACGATCACGTGCCTGGTGGAACTCGGTTACGCCCGCACCTCCGTGCAGGAGATCTGCGCGCGGGCCGGGGTGTCGAAAGGCGCGGCCCAACACCACTTCGCCGACAAGGCCGAGTTGATGGCCGCCGCCGTGGAACACCTCACGACGCGCCTGGCCGAACGCAACACCCCCGACGCGACCGAGCTTCCGGCGGGTCCGGAACGCGTGGCCGCACTGGTGGACCTGTTGTGGCGGTCGTACTCGGGAACGCTCGCGATCGCGGCGATGGAACTGTGGATCGCCGCGCGCACCGACCCGTCACTCGCGACGGCGATGCGCCCCGTCGACAAAGCACTCGGCCGGTCTACATTGGATCGAATCGCGGAGTTGGTTCCCGACGTCCCGCGCCGACGCCTGGAGACGATCTTCTGGCTCACCGTCAACCTCGCCCGAGGCCTGGCACTCGACGCCGAGCTCGGGGGCGATCCGCGGCGACGCGAGCGGTTGCTGGCCGAGTGGAAGCGCGTCGCCACCGCGCTCTACTCCGAAACCTGA
- a CDS encoding succinic semialdehyde dehydrogenase, with protein sequence MTSSLTVVGQNHEPATIGGIVGAPPSARAEALVARAVTGPGAESVTMAAPFTGLRTAVLPQASDALTRAAFARARRAQPSWAATDVTQRQRILLRLHKLVLDRQREGLDLVQIESGKARLDAFDEISATALVADYYGRHSARLLAPRRAPGALPLLTRATHTRHPRGVVGIISPWNYPLALTAMDVLPALAAGNTVVQKPDNQTALSALWLRELADEAGLPTDAWQIVLGRGSVIGDAIVEESDYVCFTGSTPTGKRLASAIAGRLTGYSLELGGKNPMIVLPDADVAKAAAGAVTACFSSAGQLCVSVERIYVHDSIRDHFLAEFARRTRALRLGASLDYHADMGSLTTEEQLRAVSAHVADARDHGATVVTGGEPRPDIGPLFFEPTILTNVPERAAVFAEETFGPVVSVYGYTDVDEAVGKANETVFGLNASVWSRDTRRAREIAARLKAGTVNVNEGYAATFGTVGVPMGGMKDSGVGRRNGAEGLLKYTESQSIAVQRGLRLRPARGVPPALWTAALTAGLRVLRRLPGR encoded by the coding sequence ATGACCAGCTCGCTCACGGTGGTGGGCCAGAACCACGAGCCCGCGACGATCGGAGGGATCGTCGGCGCTCCCCCCTCGGCACGAGCGGAGGCTCTCGTCGCCCGAGCGGTGACCGGCCCCGGCGCGGAGTCGGTGACGATGGCCGCCCCGTTCACCGGGTTGCGCACCGCCGTCCTGCCCCAGGCGAGCGACGCGCTCACCCGTGCCGCCTTCGCCCGCGCCCGACGAGCGCAGCCGTCGTGGGCCGCCACGGACGTCACGCAGCGGCAACGAATCCTGCTGCGCCTGCACAAGCTCGTCCTCGACCGGCAGCGGGAGGGACTCGACCTCGTCCAGATCGAGTCCGGCAAGGCCCGGCTCGACGCCTTCGACGAGATCAGTGCCACCGCGTTGGTGGCCGACTACTACGGCAGGCACAGCGCGCGACTGCTGGCTCCCCGACGCGCGCCCGGCGCCCTCCCCCTCCTCACCCGTGCCACGCACACCCGGCACCCGCGGGGCGTGGTCGGGATCATCTCGCCTTGGAACTACCCCCTGGCACTGACCGCGATGGACGTGCTGCCCGCCCTCGCCGCGGGCAACACCGTGGTCCAAAAACCCGACAACCAGACGGCGCTGTCGGCGCTGTGGCTGCGGGAACTCGCCGACGAGGCCGGCCTTCCCACCGACGCCTGGCAGATCGTGCTCGGCAGGGGCTCGGTGATCGGCGACGCCATCGTCGAGGAGTCGGACTACGTGTGCTTCACCGGCTCGACCCCCACGGGCAAACGCCTGGCGTCCGCCATCGCCGGCCGCCTCACCGGGTACTCGCTCGAACTCGGCGGCAAGAACCCGATGATCGTGCTGCCGGACGCGGACGTGGCGAAGGCCGCGGCCGGCGCGGTGACGGCGTGCTTCTCGTCGGCGGGGCAGTTGTGCGTGTCGGTGGAACGTATCTACGTCCACGACAGCATCCGCGACCACTTCCTCGCCGAGTTCGCGCGACGCACTCGGGCCCTGCGGCTGGGGGCCTCGCTCGACTACCACGCCGACATGGGGTCGTTGACCACCGAGGAGCAGCTGCGCGCGGTGTCCGCGCACGTCGCCGACGCGCGCGACCACGGCGCCACCGTGGTCACCGGTGGCGAACCCCGCCCCGACATCGGTCCGCTGTTTTTCGAGCCGACCATTCTCACGAACGTTCCCGAGCGGGCCGCCGTGTTCGCCGAGGAGACGTTCGGCCCGGTGGTCTCCGTCTACGGATACACCGACGTCGACGAAGCGGTCGGTAAGGCCAACGAGACCGTCTTCGGACTCAACGCCAGCGTGTGGTCCCGCGACACCCGCCGCGCGCGTGAGATCGCGGCCCGGTTGAAGGCGGGCACCGTCAACGTCAACGAGGGGTACGCGGCCACCTTCGGCACCGTGGGCGTGCCGATGGGCGGCATGAAGGACTCCGGCGTCGGCAGGCGCAATGGCGCCGAGGGCTTGTTGAAGTACACCGAGTCGCAGTCCATCGCCGTCCAGAGAGGACTGCGACTGCGTCCGGCCCGCGGCGTGCCGCCCGCACTGTGGACGGCGGCGTTGACGGCGGGCCTGCGCGTGCTGCGTCGGCTTCCGGGGCGCTGA
- a CDS encoding DUF397 domain-containing protein — protein MVADSDLARLEWRKSSYSGGGNDCVEVALTADGAAVRDSKNPSGGMLTLSGSQWDALLAAARAGELDLS, from the coding sequence ATGGTGGCCGACAGCGATCTGGCCAGGCTCGAATGGCGCAAGAGCAGCTACAGCGGCGGCGGCAACGACTGCGTCGAGGTTGCCCTCACGGCCGACGGTGCCGCCGTGCGCGACTCGAAGAACCCCTCCGGCGGCATGCTGACGCTGTCGGGCTCTCAGTGGGACGCGCTTTTGGCCGCTGCCCGAGCCGGTGAACTCGATCTGAGCTGA
- a CDS encoding helix-turn-helix domain-containing protein produces the protein MTRGHGPTVRRRRLASELRRLREKAALTIDEVGEKLECSASKISRIETGHVGVTPRDVRDMLELYGVRGEDQEALVQLAREARKRGWWHAYNEVFTGAFVGLEADASSLKAFQALLVPGLLQTERYAHAVIRAMRPDAEEAEIERRVAARMERQRLLRDPNPPEYWAVIDEAVLHRVVDSREVMAEQFTQMCEFARLPHVTVQVVPFEAGAHPGMEGPFLILGFPELADPDVVYVDTTTGGFYLELEADVRRYTLMFDHLRAAALKPDDSVEAIADAARRFAK, from the coding sequence ATGACCCGAGGGCACGGCCCGACCGTACGGCGGCGGAGACTGGCCAGCGAGTTGCGCCGGCTCCGGGAGAAGGCCGCTCTCACCATCGACGAGGTGGGCGAGAAACTGGAGTGCTCGGCTTCCAAGATCAGCCGTATCGAGACGGGGCACGTCGGGGTCACGCCGCGCGACGTCCGCGACATGCTCGAGTTGTACGGCGTGCGAGGGGAGGACCAGGAAGCGCTGGTCCAACTCGCGCGAGAGGCTCGCAAACGCGGCTGGTGGCACGCGTACAACGAGGTCTTCACGGGCGCTTTCGTGGGCCTGGAGGCCGACGCCAGCTCTCTCAAGGCGTTCCAGGCGTTGTTGGTGCCCGGCTTGTTGCAGACCGAGCGGTACGCGCACGCGGTCATCCGGGCGATGCGGCCCGACGCGGAGGAGGCCGAGATCGAGCGGCGGGTCGCGGCCAGGATGGAGCGGCAGCGCCTGCTGCGCGATCCGAATCCTCCCGAATACTGGGCGGTCATCGACGAGGCGGTACTCCATCGGGTGGTGGACAGTCGTGAAGTGATGGCCGAACAGTTCACACAAATGTGTGAATTTGCGCGGCTTCCTCACGTGACTGTCCAGGTTGTTCCCTTCGAGGCCGGGGCCCATCCGGGCATGGAAGGCCCCTTTCTGATTCTGGGATTTCCCGAGCTAGCGGACCCGGACGTGGTTTATGTGGACACCACCACCGGAGGCTTCTATCTGGAATTGGAAGCCGACGTGCGCCGGTACACGTTGATGTTCGATCATTTGCGGGCCGCCGCGCTCAAGCCGGACGATTCGGTCGAGGCCATCGCCGACGCGGCGCGACGGTTCGCCAAGTGA
- the tesB gene encoding acyl-CoA thioesterase II, which translates to MTELAKQAASGLDTDGGLGGQQVLDRLIGLLDLERIEENIYRGVSPPHSSTRVFGGQVAGQALVAAGRTVPEERNVHSLHAYFIRPGDPKVPIIYEVDRIRDGRSFTTRRVVAIQHGKAIFSLSASFQVEEPGVEHGEPMPDVPDPESLPTLAERAAGYEDALGTRTQPRPIDIRYVNDPPWVTRDTGERPARNRVWMRADGTLPDDRLLHVCVLTYASDMTLLDSTLARHGVYWGLDRVFGASLDHALWFHRPFRADEWFLYDSMSPTASNARALATGQLFSRDGTHIATVVQEGLIRVP; encoded by the coding sequence ATGACTGAGCTGGCGAAGCAGGCCGCGTCGGGGCTGGACACCGACGGTGGGCTGGGCGGGCAGCAGGTGCTCGACAGGCTCATCGGCCTGTTGGACCTCGAACGCATCGAGGAGAACATCTACCGGGGGGTGAGTCCGCCTCACTCGTCCACCAGGGTGTTCGGTGGGCAGGTCGCCGGGCAGGCGCTGGTGGCGGCCGGACGCACGGTTCCGGAGGAACGCAACGTGCACTCGTTGCACGCCTACTTCATCCGGCCCGGCGATCCGAAGGTGCCGATCATCTACGAGGTGGACCGCATCCGCGACGGGCGGTCGTTCACCACCCGGCGTGTGGTCGCGATCCAACACGGCAAGGCGATCTTCTCGCTGTCCGCGTCGTTCCAGGTGGAGGAACCCGGCGTGGAGCACGGGGAGCCGATGCCGGACGTCCCCGACCCCGAGTCGTTGCCGACGCTGGCGGAGCGCGCGGCCGGGTACGAGGACGCGCTGGGAACACGCACCCAGCCGCGGCCGATAGACATCCGCTACGTCAACGACCCGCCGTGGGTGACTCGGGACACCGGTGAGCGTCCCGCCCGGAACCGGGTGTGGATGCGCGCCGACGGCACGCTTCCCGACGATCGGCTGCTGCACGTGTGCGTGCTGACGTACGCGTCGGACATGACGTTGTTGGACTCCACGCTCGCGCGGCACGGGGTGTACTGGGGACTCGACCGGGTGTTCGGTGCGAGTCTCGACCACGCGCTGTGGTTCCACCGGCCGTTCCGTGCCGACGAGTGGTTCCTGTACGACAGCATGTCGCCCACGGCGTCGAATGCGCGTGCGCTGGCGACGGGGCAGCTCTTCTCCCGCGACGGCACTCATATCGCGACCGTCGTGCAGGAAGGGTTGATCCGCGTGCCGTGA
- the pyk gene encoding pyruvate kinase codes for MSRRAKIVCTLGPATATADKVRALVDAGMDVARMNFSHGSHGDHKQVYDLIRAASEESGRAVGILADLQGPKIRLGTFAGGPVEWRTGDIVRITVEDVAGTHDRVSTTYKGLAKDAKEGDRLLVDDGKVGLVVQRVEGPDVVCEVTEGGTVSNNKGVSLPGMDVSVPALSEKDIEDLEFAMELGVDFVALSFVRSPADIDLVHQVMDRVGKGRVPVIAKLEKPEAVYNLEAIVLAFDGLMVARGDLGVELPLEQVPLVQKRAIQIARENAKPVIVATQMLDSMISNSRPTRAEASDVANAVLDGTDAVMLSGETSVGRYPIETVKTMSRIVEAVEADMPAVPPLSHVPRTKRGVISYAARDIGERLNAKALVAFTQSGDTVRRLARLHTRLPLLAFTPLESVRRQLSMTWGTTARLVAQVDSTDRMIEQVDHAMLETGRYQRGDVVVIVAGSPPGTVGSTNLIRVHRLGEDDLS; via the coding sequence GTGAGTAGACGAGCGAAAATCGTATGCACCCTCGGCCCGGCTACGGCGACGGCGGACAAGGTCCGGGCGCTCGTCGACGCGGGTATGGACGTGGCGAGGATGAACTTCAGCCACGGCAGCCACGGCGATCACAAGCAGGTCTACGACCTGATCCGTGCCGCCTCCGAGGAGTCGGGGCGCGCGGTCGGTATCCTCGCCGACCTGCAGGGGCCGAAGATCCGGTTGGGCACCTTCGCGGGCGGGCCCGTGGAGTGGCGCACCGGTGACATCGTGCGTATCACCGTGGAGGACGTGGCGGGGACCCACGACCGCGTCTCCACCACCTACAAGGGCCTGGCCAAGGACGCCAAGGAGGGTGACCGTCTGCTCGTCGACGACGGCAAGGTCGGCCTCGTCGTGCAACGGGTCGAAGGGCCCGACGTGGTCTGCGAGGTCACCGAGGGCGGCACGGTCAGCAACAACAAGGGCGTGTCCCTGCCGGGGATGGACGTCTCGGTGCCCGCGCTTTCGGAGAAGGACATCGAGGACCTCGAGTTCGCCATGGAGCTCGGCGTCGACTTCGTCGCGCTGTCGTTCGTCCGCTCGCCCGCCGACATCGACCTCGTGCATCAGGTGATGGACCGAGTCGGCAAGGGCCGGGTGCCCGTCATCGCCAAGCTGGAGAAGCCCGAGGCGGTCTACAACCTCGAAGCCATCGTGCTCGCCTTCGACGGCCTGATGGTGGCGCGAGGTGACCTCGGTGTCGAGCTACCGCTGGAGCAGGTGCCGCTGGTGCAGAAGCGCGCCATCCAGATCGCCCGTGAGAACGCGAAGCCGGTCATCGTCGCCACCCAGATGCTGGACTCGATGATCAGCAACTCGCGGCCGACGAGGGCCGAGGCCTCCGACGTGGCCAACGCGGTGCTCGACGGCACCGACGCCGTCATGCTCTCCGGCGAGACCAGCGTCGGTCGGTACCCGATCGAGACCGTGAAGACCATGAGCCGCATCGTGGAGGCGGTGGAGGCGGACATGCCGGCCGTGCCGCCGCTCAGCCACGTGCCGCGGACCAAGCGGGGCGTGATCTCGTATGCCGCTCGCGACATCGGGGAGCGGCTCAACGCCAAGGCGCTGGTCGCGTTCACGCAGTCCGGTGACACCGTGCGCAGGCTCGCGCGCCTGCACACCCGGCTGCCGCTGCTGGCTTTCACCCCGTTGGAGAGCGTGCGTAGGCAGCTTTCCATGACGTGGGGCACCACGGCACGCCTGGTCGCGCAGGTCGACTCCACCGACCGCATGATCGAGCAGGTGGACCACGCCATGCTGGAGACCGGCCGGTACCAGCGCGGCGATGTCGTGGTGATCGTCGCCGGTTCGCCTCCGGGCACCGTCGGGTCCACCAACCTCATCCGGGTGCACCGGCTGGGTGAGGACGATCTCTCCTGA
- a CDS encoding SLC13 family permease, protein MAQSVRSESGSSSPDEAAARRSWIGMALGVVLAVAVYLLLPDSLSGSGKITAAVAVLMAIWWVTEALPLAVTALLPLVLFPFFGVSDIGDAAAPYADDIIFLFMGGFMIALAMQRWNLHKRIALRTVLAVGTKPVLLVAGFMIATGFISMWVSNTATAVMMLPIGLSVLGLVSQLGDGKGDPNFATVLMLGIAYAASIGSLATIIGTPPNTLLVGYLEENFDITIHFGKWMLFGLPVAVVFLAIAWFVLTRVFRPRLTSLPGGRELIRQQLDSLGPMSRGEWNALVVFVLAALAWIVVPALAEIEVVSNAMPWLGNVSDAGIAITAAVLLFALPVNRRENVRTLDWDTAKELPWGILLLFGGGLSLSKHFTDTGLSEWIGQRVSALEALPLILLVAVVALLVLVLTELTSNTATAATFLPILGGVAVGLGHGPMVLVVPAALAATCAFMLPVATPPNAIVFGTGHVTIGQMVRGGVWLNAIALVLVTLAAYTLGAWVFGLTY, encoded by the coding sequence ATGGCACAGTCCGTGAGGAGCGAGTCCGGGAGCTCGTCACCCGACGAGGCGGCGGCACGTAGATCCTGGATCGGGATGGCGCTGGGTGTGGTGCTCGCCGTCGCCGTCTACCTGCTTCTGCCCGACAGCCTCTCCGGTTCGGGCAAGATCACCGCCGCCGTCGCGGTCCTCATGGCGATCTGGTGGGTCACCGAGGCCCTTCCGCTGGCGGTCACGGCACTGCTGCCGCTGGTGCTGTTCCCGTTCTTCGGGGTGAGCGACATCGGTGACGCCGCCGCGCCGTACGCGGACGACATCATCTTCCTCTTCATGGGTGGGTTCATGATCGCGTTGGCCATGCAGCGCTGGAACCTGCACAAGCGCATTGCCTTGCGCACGGTGCTGGCCGTGGGCACGAAGCCGGTGCTGCTGGTGGCCGGGTTCATGATCGCCACCGGGTTCATCAGCATGTGGGTGAGCAACACCGCCACCGCTGTGATGATGCTTCCCATCGGACTGTCCGTGCTCGGGCTCGTCTCCCAGCTCGGCGACGGCAAGGGCGACCCGAACTTCGCCACCGTCCTGATGCTCGGTATCGCCTACGCGGCCTCCATCGGCTCGCTCGCCACGATCATCGGCACCCCGCCGAACACACTGCTCGTCGGCTACCTGGAGGAGAACTTCGACATCACGATCCACTTCGGCAAGTGGATGCTGTTCGGACTGCCCGTCGCGGTGGTGTTCCTCGCGATCGCCTGGTTCGTGCTCACCAGGGTGTTCCGGCCGAGACTGACCTCCCTGCCCGGAGGGCGCGAGCTCATCCGGCAGCAGCTCGACAGCCTGGGGCCGATGAGCCGGGGCGAGTGGAACGCGCTGGTCGTGTTCGTGCTGGCCGCGCTGGCGTGGATCGTCGTTCCCGCGCTCGCCGAGATCGAGGTGGTGTCGAACGCGATGCCGTGGCTCGGCAACGTCTCCGACGCGGGAATCGCCATCACCGCGGCCGTGCTGCTGTTCGCGCTCCCGGTGAACCGGCGGGAGAACGTCCGTACGCTCGACTGGGACACGGCCAAGGAACTGCCCTGGGGCATCCTGCTGTTGTTCGGCGGTGGATTGAGCCTGTCGAAGCACTTCACCGACACGGGACTGTCGGAGTGGATCGGCCAGCGGGTCAGCGCGCTCGAAGCCCTGCCGTTGATCCTGTTGGTCGCCGTGGTCGCGCTGCTCGTACTGGTGCTCACCGAGCTCACCAGCAACACCGCGACGGCGGCGACGTTCCTGCCCATCCTGGGTGGCGTCGCGGTGGGCCTGGGGCACGGACCGATGGTGCTGGTGGTTCCCGCCGCGCTGGCCGCCACCTGCGCGTTCATGCTGCCCGTGGCGACCCCGCCGAACGCCATCGTGTTCGGCACCGGCCACGTCACCATCGGGCAGATGGTGAGGGGCGGTGTCTGGCTCAACGCCATCGCGCTCGTCCTCGTCACCCTCGCCGCCTACACGTTGGGCGCGTGGGTGTTCGGACTGACCTACTGA
- a CDS encoding 6-phosphofructokinase, whose protein sequence is MRVGVLTGGGDCPGLNAVIRAVVLKGIEVHGWEIFGFRDGWRGPLTGKGDWLSRDDVEGILTRGGTILGSSRTNPYKEDGGADTIKRVLAEKGIDALVAIGGEDTLGVANRLHDDGVKVVGVPKTIDNDLGATDYTFGFDTAVHIATEAIDRLHTTAESHHRALVVEVMGRHAGWIALHSGLAGGASVILVPERPFSVEKVAEWVRRRFEREYAPIIVVAEGALPEGGAAVLQSGEKDAFGHVRLGGVGTWLADEIAERTGKESRAVVLGHIQRGGTPTAYDRVLATRFGLHAVDAVAEGDFGVMVALRGTDITRVKLAEATAELKTVPPERYEEAEVFFG, encoded by the coding sequence ATGCGAGTCGGTGTGCTGACCGGCGGCGGAGACTGCCCTGGTCTGAACGCGGTGATCCGCGCGGTCGTCCTCAAGGGCATCGAGGTCCACGGCTGGGAGATCTTCGGTTTCCGCGACGGCTGGCGTGGGCCCCTCACGGGCAAGGGAGACTGGTTGTCCCGCGACGACGTCGAAGGCATCCTCACCCGTGGCGGCACCATCCTCGGCTCCTCGCGGACCAACCCGTACAAGGAGGACGGTGGGGCCGACACCATCAAACGGGTGCTGGCGGAGAAGGGCATCGACGCGCTGGTGGCCATCGGCGGTGAGGACACCCTCGGGGTGGCCAACCGGCTGCACGACGACGGCGTGAAGGTCGTGGGCGTGCCGAAGACCATCGACAACGACCTCGGCGCCACCGACTACACGTTCGGGTTCGACACCGCCGTCCACATCGCCACCGAGGCCATCGACCGGCTCCACACCACCGCCGAGTCGCATCACAGGGCACTCGTCGTCGAGGTGATGGGCAGGCACGCGGGGTGGATCGCGCTGCACTCCGGCCTCGCGGGCGGGGCGAGTGTGATCCTCGTCCCCGAGCGACCGTTCTCGGTGGAGAAGGTGGCCGAGTGGGTGCGGCGGCGGTTCGAGCGGGAGTACGCGCCGATCATCGTCGTGGCCGAGGGTGCGCTGCCCGAGGGTGGGGCCGCGGTGCTCCAGAGCGGGGAGAAGGACGCCTTCGGGCACGTGCGGCTCGGCGGTGTCGGCACGTGGCTCGCCGACGAGATCGCCGAGCGCACCGGCAAGGAGTCGCGCGCGGTGGTGCTCGGACACATCCAGCGCGGTGGTACGCCGACGGCGTACGACCGGGTGCTGGCCACCCGGTTCGGCCTGCACGCCGTGGACGCCGTGGCCGAAGGCGACTTCGGTGTGATGGTGGCGTTGCGGGGCACCGACATCACCCGGGTCAAGCTGGCCGAGGCCACCGCGGAACTGAAGACCGTGCCGCCGGAGCGCTACGAGGAGGCCGAGGTCTTCTTCGGTTGA